From the genome of Arthrobacter russicus:
CAGAGCACGATGAGCCCCAACCTCGCGCCGGTGCCGAGCGGAGCTTGTTGCCAGCGAGGCTTCAACATGGGCAGCGCACGCCACGAGACGTAGCCCACCAAAGGAATGCTCAGCGCCACGAGCACCATCAAAGCGCTCGGGTGCGCCAAGCTGAGTCCGGGAAGCATCATGATCAAGGCAAGCCAGGCGGCGGCCTTTCGGCTTCCCTGCCCAGCGCCGATGCCGATTGCTTTGACCAGAAAGGCGATGCACGCCGGCAAAAAGGCATATGCCAGGAATGTGGGGTACAGCACCCCGAAATCGATCAAGATCATCGGGAAAACGCCAAAGGCAGTTGCCGTCGAAGCCGCGATCCAAGTCGCCGCCGGCGTCTTCGGCAAGACGGTTCGGCTGAACTGCACCGCGCCTAATGGCCAGGCCAAGGCCCCGATCACGATGTTGCCGCTGCTGACTGCTTGCGGAATCGACGAACCGCTGAGTTGAAACACCAACGAAACGAAATCATGCCAGGCAGCAGGATAAAAGGACTCCCCGGTCATCCGGCCGATCGTGAACGATGAGGCTTGCCCGGTGTCTGCGATATAGCGGATGGCATTGAGATGAAAAATATTGTCGTATGTTTGGGAAATCGACTCGGGTCTGCCGATCGCGAGCATCAGATTTCCTGCGATGACGATTGCGGCCACGGTTAGCGCGGCAATCGTCCAGATCTGCCGAACGGCAAAAGGTCGCCGGCTCTGCCGAACCCGGTAGCGGAGCGGGAGCAATCGGGTACCCAGGCCAACCAGCACCATAGCCACCGCGGTGAGCGCCAGAACCGGAAGCACTGACCAAGCGATGCCGAAAAAAGCGGAAACTATCGCGGCCACTGAGATCAACGAGATCGACAAAACCGGTGCTGCCGCAGCCAGGGCCAAACGACGCAGGTTCATAACCCAGCCCAAAGCCAGCCCCGGCACGAATAGCACTGCACCAGCCAGCAGCATGCTCCACCAGGCGTCCCACCACTGCATGGCGATCACTTATCCCGGATCTGTGCCGTAGCCCGGCACCTCATGCGTCATCCGCTGATCGGAGGCGCAGCTCTGCGACGACATCGCGGACGGGCCCGTCCAGCTGGATAACCCCTCGTTCCAGCAGCACGCCCCGTTCGCAAATGGTCGAAACGAGGTCGAGATCATGGCTCACCACGAACAGCGTCTTGCCGCGCGCTGAAAGCTCCTTGATCTTCGCGATGCATTTGCGTTGGAACGGTTCATCGCCGACCGCCAGAATCTCGTCGATCAAGAAAATCTCCGGATCCGTGTGAACCGCGATGGAAAAAGCCAAGCGCAGATACATTCCGGAGGAATAGAACTTGACCTCGGTGTCGATGAACTCGCCGATCTCGGAGAACTCCACGATCGAATCGAACCGCTCATCGATTTCGGCCCGGCTCATCCCGAGGATCGCACCATTGAGGTAAACATTGTCCCGGCCGCTGAGATCATGGTGGAAACCGGCGCCAACTTCGATCAGGCCGGCTACCCGGCCCCGAGTCCGCACCGAGCCGCTGTCGGGCTGCAGGACGCCTGAGATCAATTTCAACAGGGTGGATTTCCCGGAACCGTTGAGTCCCAGCAAAGCCACGGTTTCGCCTTGGGCCACGTGCAATGAAACGTCATCGAGCGCCCGGAACCGTTTGGTGATGTCACCTTTGCGCCCTCTGAGCAACCACACCAGGGCCTCTTTGAGCGAACGGGTGTGCCGGAGCACGAATTCTTTGACGATGTCGTCGACGACGATGGCAGTATCCGGTCGAACCGTGACGGTCATCAGAGCTCCTGTGCGAACTTTTTGGATAGCCTGGCGAAAGTGAACTGCCCGATGAACAGGATCATCAGTGAAACTCCGAAGGCAATCGGCAACCACATGGTTTCCAGTCCCGGCACCGGTGCTGCGGCCGGCATGCCAAGTTGTTCCGGGCTGAGCGTCGATTCCCAAAACGCGCGATGGAAGAGTTCCACGGCGACGGTCATGGGATTGAGCTGATAGATCCAGAAAAACCCGCCGAGCA
Proteins encoded in this window:
- a CDS encoding DUF6541 family protein, translated to MQWWDAWWSMLLAGAVLFVPGLALGWVMNLRRLALAAAAPVLSISLISVAAIVSAFFGIAWSVLPVLALTAVAMVLVGLGTRLLPLRYRVRQSRRPFAVRQIWTIAALTVAAIVIAGNLMLAIGRPESISQTYDNIFHLNAIRYIADTGQASSFTIGRMTGESFYPAAWHDFVSLVFQLSGSSIPQAVSSGNIVIGALAWPLGAVQFSRTVLPKTPAATWIAASTATAFGVFPMILIDFGVLYPTFLAYAFLPACIAFLVKAIGIGAGQGSRKAAAWLALIMMLPGLSLAHPSALMVLVALSIPLVGYVSWRALPMLKPRWQQAPLGTGARLGLIVLWAVGALVLWKAVRPPADAAFWPPTRSPAGAVVGVFSNAVVGLPPAIFVSAFLILGLLVALRRKQLWWLAGQFLLIGFLFIVVSSFSQGGFRNFFTGIWYNDQYRLAALLPLLSVPIASLGAYRAYRYFRRLQPVRMLRGRSAAFRWSAGALGLLAMLLATQLGNVSAATQRTQNDYLLSSSSALLTNDEMSVLQRVPDLVPKRSVVVGNPANGSSLVYAFADRVPMQYHVLSAPPTEDQQLVLDHLDDAKDNPAVCAAVRRLNIGYVLDFGTQEVNFGSHPTPGLQNLDTAGVARTRYQEGDARLLQITAC
- a CDS encoding ABC transporter ATP-binding protein, producing MTVTVRPDTAIVVDDIVKEFVLRHTRSLKEALVWLLRGRKGDITKRFRALDDVSLHVAQGETVALLGLNGSGKSTLLKLISGVLQPDSGSVRTRGRVAGLIEVGAGFHHDLSGRDNVYLNGAILGMSRAEIDERFDSIVEFSEIGEFIDTEVKFYSSGMYLRLAFSIAVHTDPEIFLIDEILAVGDEPFQRKCIAKIKELSARGKTLFVVSHDLDLVSTICERGVLLERGVIQLDGPVRDVVAELRLRSADDA